Within the Telopea speciosissima isolate NSW1024214 ecotype Mountain lineage chromosome 4, Tspe_v1, whole genome shotgun sequence genome, the region GTCTGCTACTCAGGGGGCAGGATGATCATTGCgcccatccccatgtgcctgggtgcagcctgcactacggcatagagaacatcacccatattaaaaatatagaaaaaaagggaagtgaCATACACCATCGACACAAACTATAGGGCATCGACCCTTATTAACTACATACTGCTTCTTAAGTGCCTAACATTTTATGCTAGGTCAAGAAAGGATTGTAATACAACAAAACCACAACATCACAACATCATAATCCAAATAAATAGGGCAATGAAATGATCACCATGCGTGGTAGCAAATCTCTTTGAGATCATAAGAGATGTCTTGGGTAAAAGacactcccccaccccccccaatcCCCCCTCCCACCTCCCACCTCCCACCTCCCACTTTCAAATTTAGCTAGTCTCTAGGGAGACGTGTGCCCAAGATGCCGgcagggggcatccaacagtTGAACTGTACTGTACACATCTTGATATATGCCTAGGGATttgtgcggcacaacccaacaaCTGGCAGCGCCCTGGGCGTTCCCTACTCCCTGAAGACGATCCTAATCTCCCCACCGCcgccccccccaccccccaaaaaaaaaaatttaaaccgAAATCGACCGGCCCTTGTTGCTAAGGTCGCTGGTCCAGCCGGTCACAGCGGGAGCTGAATGCGAGAAGCAAAATATATCTCTTGTTTTCTTATCCTTTCTCCGCCATCTTCCACTCCTCGCCATTAATATATAACTGGAGACATCCATGGGGTCTTTAGAAATGCTTAGCTATGGAGACTCTGAGTCTCAACTACACCAAAATCCCGAAACAAGTAATACCAGGGGTCCTTACCATCAACTCTCATCTTCTTCGATCGACCTTCAAATGTTGGCGCTTCTCCTTCAATACCCATCTTCACACTCCGTGCAGCAGTAGAAGAAACCTTTCCCTCAGAATCGGGTGCAAGCTTAAAATTTCGAGAGATGGCAAGAACAAACCCATCCCCAAAAAAATCATCCTCTCAGAGGGTGCACCTACTCTGTCAGAAGACGTCTCTGGAAATGGGAAAATTCCGGCAAAGTCCCGGAATTCGGGCACAATTCCAATGATGGGGTTCTTTAGAAGTGTGCCAAGAAGGTTATTAACTGTTCTCTCTAATCTGCCTTTGGCAATTGGAGAAATGTTCATAATTGCGGCTCTTATGGCTCTTGGTATTCTCCTTTCCTTAGTGGTATCTGTTCATTGttgttcttcttttgttttgctTCTCATTCCAGCTTTCTGTTTATGTCTTtctgagagaagaagaaatttattttgatgagTTCGGAAGAAGAATTTAGATTTTCCAGTCTTCCTAAAAATATTTATACTTCAAGAGATGAAAAGAGTATGATGGTTGCACTGGATTGGGTTTTATGCATgacttagaagcacaaattcacATCAGAATATGGGCAATGTTAGATTATTAAGCTATGACCCTATCAGCGTTGGTTTTCAGATTTCTTCATTTGGGTTTAATAGATGTTAGCATAATAACTATTTGTGAAGTCGAGCAGAACAGCAAAGCTGTTTTCCGTTGGTACTGTGCTTAAATCAGTCCCTTCTAGTTGTAAAAGACCAACAAAATGAATAGTGGAGAAtggaaaattgaataaaaaggaaacaagTGGATTTGTTcgcctctctttttctttctattctgTAGTTAAGAACCCCAACCTGCTTGAAAATGGATGTCTTATTCCGAGAATTATGGTTTGAATATTTTATCATCCATAGAGCTTTCATTTCTTGTGTTGAAGGGGTTCAGGTGCAATCTGGTGATGAATTGTGGTACTTGTTCAAGTTTTGAAGAAAACCTTGCCTTATCCCATATTGCATCATACCTTGAAGTTTCTCTGAGTGTTCATTAGTGTATCAAAGAAAACATATGGGGAATTTGGAAACCAATGGAAATGGATACCTTTTTGTGTAATTTTAAAGGAGAAGTTCATTACTTCAAGGTTCATCATTTCTTGAATCCCAAAGTCCTTTATTGGAAATAAGTTTAACTCTACAATGTTATCTCTGTTAGTACCTGTGCCCACACTTTTAACATTCTGTCATAGGCTCATTTTTAAAAGCTCTAAAGAACAAAATGAGTCCATTagaatttctcttttatttcttgatGTGAAAATATTCCCAACACTTGTAGGCTCCCTTCTTGTTGTAAATGCACTCAAGTCATTAGGAAATGGAAAAAACTTGGACCTTGGTTTGCTTAAAGATATGTGTAGTGTGTTTaaactttgaagatgaaaatgTAATCCTTCCCTGGGGTGACTACATCTTGTCGCTTCTTCAATAGTTTGAAAATCTTATTTCCAGATTTGAGTCTATCGACACTATCTTTATGACAACATTTTCAGTCTGTATAAGTCAAGGCTCTTATCTTGTGTTAACCATTCCTTTTCCTGTTCGTAGAGTGAGCCTCTGATGCATTTGGCCTGGGTTTTACTGCCTTAAGTGACTGGACTTATCTCTGTTTTTGTTCTGCAGGAACTGTCATTGATCAAGGTGAGGCCCCAGATTATTACGTCCAGAAGTACCCCGAAGAAAATCCTGTCTTCGGAATTTTCACTTGGAGATGGGTTCTCAGCCTTGGGTTCGACCACATGTTCTCATCTCCTGTTTTCCTCGGAATGCTTATTTTGCTTGCTGCATCGCTTATGGCCTGCACTTACACAACTCAGATCCCCTTGGTTAAGGTTGCACGAAGGTTCGGTTCCCTCTGCATATCTCATCATGTCTTCAGCTGGGATTGACTTGGAGAAGCTTTTAGTTAACAAGAATAAATCGGTATCTGCAGATGGTCTTTCATGCATTCCGCTGAGGCTATCCTCAAACAGGAATTTGCAGATACTCTGCCCCGAGCATCTGTGCACGATTTGGGAGTAATTTTAATGGGTGCTGGATATGAGGTATGTTTGTGCGTGTGtgtttttgttgggggggggggggtttgggtaGTCCTGAGAGTTGTATTTGTGTTACTGGATACATTTGCGAATTTTCTTgtctcaactcaactcagccttatcccctACTAAATGGGGGTAGGctgcatggatcctttttctccaatcagctctattcaaagtcattcTTGTCAttaggcctaagctatgcatgattgcatgtctttcctcaccacttctcctagagtcgtATTTGGCCTACCCCTGACTCTTATAActccaatttgaatcaaatcacccctctgtattggagcattcaaaggcctctgttgcaAATTTCCATGCCAACTTAAGTGACTTTCTCGCAACTTAATAtatatcggagctactcctaaattagtATTCAAATGCATATGCATGTCTAACTAGCACATTTGGGTAATAGGGAAACCTTTCTAATTCGCATTTGTGGCACACTACAGTGACAAAGATACGTTGATCCATTTATATGTAGATCATTATTTGACATATAATATGGAATTATGGTTAGAGATCAAGCTTCTCTAATGTATATAGAAACTGACCAGTTAAAAGAACAAGAGAGTATTAATATGTATTATGCGATTTTGGGTGATGAAATGTTGATTGAAGTTTATAAAATGactaaaatgggaaaaaataatgCAAATTCAAGTATAGTGAAAATTAAGTAAACAAATTTTAGTAAATTGACGGAATGGTGCACTTAGCTGTTTTCTCCTTTGGAAATGTTTGGGTTAACTGTTTGTAAAATCTGTTTGGCCTTAATTCTGTATAAAAATATTCCAATAATTGGGACATACTTAATGTATCTGATTACTCTGATGCAACTGCATGATCAAATGGGTGGGGTCAAATTTTTACAGCTGGACCAGGTATCAAACTGAAAAGGGTACGATTAGGCAGTTTTGACTGGTCAAACCGGggtttgacaaaaaaaattagaactttGGAAATAGTAAAAAATTGTAAGCAATAAATTGAAAAAATCGATTTACTTAATGCTTGGTGTTTCACAGCATAAAAGTGAAGTCTTGGGTTCAATTCCTCATGGGTGCAACTATGTATAACATTTTTTAAGCTAGAAACCAATGGACGGTTTCCAGTAAACCGcctggtttgattttggtttcttaCCAATGTGGTCCTATGCCTGGACCAGACAAATAATAAGCCGGTTATGGTTCTGTCTGGGCTGACACAGCGAGCCAGTCCAGTTTAAAACTTACCAGTATCGGGCATCTCTGTATTCATGATCCAAATTAGCCTGGGATAAGTTTACAGTGTGGAGTTTGGTCTAATCAATTTATTTAGTCATGTAAATGTCTCTGGCTAATTTATCTTCTAGTTTGATTGCTGTAGGTATTCTTGAAAGGACCATCTTTATATGCCTTCAAGGGATTGGCAGGTCGTTTTGCCCCAATTGGAGTACATTTAGCCATGCTACTAATAATGTCTGGAGGGACACTCAGTGCTGCAGGAAGCTTCCGAGGCTCAGTCACTGTTCCACAGGGACTTAACTTCATTCTGGGAGATGTAATGAACCCAACAGGGTTCCTCTCTACTCCTGCACAAACTTTCAATACTGAGGTCCATGTCAACAGATTTTACATGGACTATTATGAAAGCGGGGAGGTCAGTGATATCTCTTAGTTTCCTGTAGAACTTCATCCTTGAGCTTTGAAGTCCTTCTTATTGCAATGATGGCATCTCTTGTATTAGTTTTTTCCTATCATCTGCTAAAGACATGGCATCTTGTTTATGTTCAGGTGTCACAGTTTTATACTGATCTTTCACTATTTGACCTTGATGGGAAGGAGGTGTTGAGGAAAACAATTAGTGTGAATGACCCATTAAGGTATGGAGGGATCACTATGTACCAGACTGATTGGGGGTTTTCAGCACTCCAAGTACTTAAGGATGGTGAAGGACCTTTCAATTTGGCTGTGGCACCTCTGAAACTGAATGGGGACAAGAAGCTTTTTGGGACCTTCCTACCAGTTGGTGGTGCAGATTCTCCTAATGTGCAGGGAATGTACGCTCCATTATTCTGATATCTTTGTTACTTTTGCCAAGTTGTAATAGGAAAGCATAACCTTGTattttcacttttttgttttgtgtctCCCTCCATAATCCCCCTGCCCCAAAAAAATTCCAGATCAATGATAGCTCGGGATCTTCAGTCAATATTTCTATATGATCAAGAGGGGAAATTTGTTGGAGTAAGGCGCCCTGGCTCAAAGCTACCAATTGATATAAATGgtataaaaattgaaattgtagaTGCCATTGGGAGTAGTGGCCTGAATTTGAAGGTGatgtctttatttattattttagttcTTTCTTTCAGATTCATGGTTTAAAAGATTGGTATGGATAATTCATATTACCCAATCTGTATCATTATTGGACTGGAATGATCCAGGACAATCTGGATTGATTACAAACATACAGTTTTGTGCTATTTGTCCTGCAATACTCATCTTTAAACCCTTGCTCAGATTTACTATTGTTTTAGTTGTGTAAACTATTTGAAGTTTAACGTCTAGTCAGTTATGCCCATCCTCTTGTCAGACTGACCCAGGAGTGCCGATTGTTTATGCTGGGTTTGGCGCTTTGATGCTTACGACTTGCATCAGTTTCTTGTCTCATTCACAGGTGAAATACTTGTGTTCGGATAATGGGTTCTTGTTGTAGATATTAACTTAGATGATCTATCAAGCTTCTGACCATATTTTTATGTCACattcccccacccccttttttccccttaaGATTTGGGCCTTGCAAGATGGAACAATGGTGGTTATTGGAGGAAAGACAAATAGAGCAAAGGTTGAATTTCCAGAAGAGATGAATCGCTTGCTTGATATGGTTCCAGAAATTGTAGAATCGTCTCTTCCTAAACAATCTGAAAGCATTACTCCCTAGTTTTCTGGGCAGAGAATAGAAGGGCATAACAAGTGGACACTTTTTGAACATGGGAGCTGACCACCCCGCATCACTTCAAATCAATGTACAATTCCAGCCCATGAATGAGTGCCAATTCATCTTCTCAGTTACTCTATATTGTAGAATCCTTCATCcacaaaacaaaatcatagCTGTATGCACATCATTATGTTCTGTATGTCTCTTTGGCCTTCTCATCATATGTGTAACATGCTACTACCAAGAATTGATATTTGGAGCTTGCATGAagaactttcaattttttttggtctacACTGATATGTTAATTCTCCCCTATTGTATCATGGCATGTCTGACGGAAGATTGAATCTTCAGATTTCATGACGAATGTTTCGATTAGTTGAATAAGATATCCTTCACTTGATTGGATTTTGCCAGGATTTTCAGTCTTATTGCTCATATTTGATAGATTTGATTGAATTCAGTAATTAGGAAACACTATGTGACTAAGTTGGGCTAATTTATATGACATTTGATAAGCTACATGCATTTTTTTGAACAATTATCCTTCTGAGAAAAACTTTAACTTGATGACTTGAATTTAGTCTAACTTATATATAGGAGTGAGTACCTGTATACCAACTAACAAGGCAATTACAATTTAAATGTCTCTCGAGTCCAGGCCTCGAGTGCTTGCTTGTATAGTTatttttttcctattcttttcttctcttcctcctctctctctctctctctctcaggcaAAATTGTCAGCATACTTTTAGTGTCCAGCTTCAGATTGTGAACGGCTGAATAGTTACAGAATGTTCCAGTTGTGCAGGTCACAGGTGATCTGAACTCTCATGACTGTTTATTTTGACATAAatattgggagaaagaatgctacctggtcgtgTGCAGCAGCcactgcacccagacacagggttGTGTGAAATGACTAATGTgccccccatggaaaggcagaatcTCTAGTAGCACAGTGGTCATTTCAAGTGGCCCTATGTCCAGGCGTAGCGGTCACGCACCACATGcgaccaggtagtgttctttaCCTAAAATGTTTTATGAAATTTATTAAAAACAATACAGATTTGTATGaggatttgaaaaaatattattttattcatatgaaatagaagaaaaaaaaaatgaaaaactagaTCCATTTTAAAATTCAGGATGTTATTTAACCAAAATAGTGATGGTATCATGATCAATGAGACTCTTGGTACCTACGGAGGATTCCACCCCTATTATATTGATTGGATTTTCCCCCTCAATCAATTATTTCAAAAGTGTATTTCAGTCATGtccaacaaaagaaacatgtcaAATGATGAGAAAATACAAGATGAGATGTTTAAATTTACTTTTGGGAAAAAGGTAGGCATGCAATGGGTGTACACACGTACTCACAgactttttctcttctcttatttaATGAACATAGCTACTTTTAAATTCTTTATTCTTTCTCATTTAATGACGTTGATCCCTTGTATACGAATTGATACCCACAGAAACACCTCTCCCCTCTTAACGTCTATGATATCAATATAAGAAGGCCGCATGTGGATCCCTCTCCTTCTACTTTTTAATAGTATCGATTGGGTTGAAGAAACTAATGCTTTCCAATTTTTATCAAGATAATATGACAAAAAGAAGGCAAGGAGTTCCATCCTCCACTACAAGTTTTATGGATGGCTTATCTATAAGGTATCCATGCCTATTTATACCACATGGTAGATTTGATGAGGGATGAAATTTTGTACAGGTAGACACAAAGGTCTCTTGCTCTCACATGAGTTTCACCTTGATAAGCTTTCAAAAATCCAAGATTAGAGGGTATGTGATAATGTTAGAGTAAAACAACAACCAAAACATGAAAAGATGACAAAGATTTAAGGTGGTTCACACGCCAGTATGGTGTATTACATCTACGGGTGAAGGTGAAGctgattcactatgtaaatcagagaaagttacaatgaagatccctcaagaacacccaaaacggcgTTGCTACTCTCTCCCTGAAACCCGAAAacgaaaaaaccccaaatctcactaTCTTTATAATAAAGCgggtaaagaacataaaaactcctccatcggatccgGGTCGATCCATCGGGTCGGGTCGAACAATACTGCGGGACCTTCGCCCCCACACCCCAAcgagatctgtgatggtagcggagggcttcacagatctcagaaaaagtttcattcgggtcgccaccaaaaatgtcggagcgggtcattcttcgaaacgggtccaCGAATTCGAGACAAACATAACAGATAATGCTTAAACTACCTAGAAGATGCATGCCAATAAGTTGGAGGATATATGATTAAATTTTAGTATGAAAATTTGGGGAGTGGCCAATCTAGACCTTTCTTTAGATATCTAATCGTTAGAAATGCCACATTACCCATCCACATGGCACAACTAGGTGGGTCATCCATAGATATTATCATGACAGGACCgtatttggctctcctccaaccatggcgggagctggaggatccagcctagcaaaaacaggggtgtttgGGCCACGTATGatatgacccaaacacccctgtTTTTTCTGGGCTGAATCCTTCGGCTCCCGTCACAGCTGGAGGAGAGTCAGATCCTCCAGCCAGAAAATCTTTAGGCATTAATAGAACTACCTGAAATAAGCAATTGAGTCAAAATAGGCAGTCACCAAACATCAATCTACTAACACTTTTTCTACTTTCCCTTCTATATATGTTGGTTGATAGGTGCTTGGTTATTTTTTGTTCATCTTCTCAGGTAATGGCCAGTGCGCATATATCCCTTATCACCAATTATCAAGTGGTGGGAGAAAACATCTAAACATCCTTTGGATATAAGTGAAACTATAAAACAAGCTTTTGGTCATATTGAAAGTTGGAGAAAGACTCTCTTCACTGATGGTTTCCTTGGTGTAGGAGAAGAAtttaattagggaaagagagaaacatgggagaggaagaaatgaagaattGAGTTTCCTGATGAGTGGCAAAGAGATAGCTTTGAGGGAAGAGATATGAGATGACAGAGATTAATGTttccagaagaaaaaaaaaaatccaagagaTACATACCTATCAGGGTTGCTAGGCCTGCGGTTTATTTGCTTAATAAAGGTTTACTTCTAATTGTTAAAGAGATACCCATTTAGatctattaaagaaaaaacttcGAGTTTTAAGTAATCAATGAAATGCAAGCATTTGAATTCCAGTctttgttagaaaaaaaaaaaaaaaaaccgtggTGGCAGCAGCACACCTGTTCTATCTAATATATAGAAAGATAGAGATAGAAGTAGATAACCCAGATTATCAAATCAATCCTAGTGGCAAGAATCCAATGTCATGTAAAGTTGTTGAGAGTTCAGTATATAAACCAAAGAAAAGTAGAGATAGAACTGATTTTGATTCTTCTCTGTTATTCGATTTAAGACTTTCTCCAATGGAGACTGAAGGGATTGGGTTTGAGAAAAAGGTTTTAGAGATTATGAGGATCAGAAAGAGATCAAAGGTGGCAGAGAAAAGCTGGGATGAGTCAAAGAAGATGTGGCACATAGCAGGGCCTGCAATTCTTACTGCAGTTACTCAATTCTCTATTGGATTTGTTACGGTTGCGTTCGTCGGCCATCTCGGGCAAGTCGAGCTTGCTGCTGTCTCTGTTGTTCAGAATGTCATTGAAGGCTTTGTATATGGGGTCATGGTAAGTGGCCAATAATTATTTCAGTAATCCTCTCTGCACAATTTTAatatgcttttcttttcttgtgctTACTGTAATGGCCATCCACATCTTGTCTCACTTACCAACATTAGTTTCTTTCTGAATTCCTAAGTCATTTGGGTTTTATATATACAGTACACTAGTTCCATATCTccctccctctatttctttcttgACTAGTTAATGGATCAGTTAATACCAAGTTATTAGTGATCAGAGAACTgcattcttacccaaaaaaaaaaaaaaaaaacaaaaagttcaGAGAACTGCATCTAATAATCCAAGTATATTGTTCCTTCTCCTAGTCTTTTGGTATGTTAACTACTCCAAGTGGAAACAGGGATCAAATAAAGTTGTGGGgtggttgggacttgggacccATGGAGTTGAATGGTTGGTTGATCAAGAATTCATGATCTTTGTTCACCTTTCATGTCTAATGTCATTGTGTGGGATTAGGGTTGtggaaaaaatcaaaccaacaaaaacctaAGCACCTAATAAAATCTACCCCCCAAAAAAGCAAGAGATCAAATGGTTAAAAAACATATAATGCTGATTTTCTGTATGTATGATATTCCTGATAAGAAACAAACCGAGACTTTTCTTACCAAACATAGTGGTAGACTACTCTTAACATTCTTAATTTCATCCCCCCTCCCAAGAAAAATCAGGCGtactcagtgcacgaggctcctgccattgcGGGGTTTTGATGGTGGGGaggggtcataatgtacacaaccttacctTACTTTGTAGAGAGGCCACTAGGTCGCAATTGAACAACCTTACCCTTGCGTCAACCTCCAAAACAAAATTGTATTTtctatatatgtttttgtttttgaaaaaaagaacTTTATTAAGAAAAACGTGAAAGCTCATGACTAAAGATTACAAAGATCAACAAGCTTCGGATCGAAAATAGGCCACACCATATTTTCTATATTAAATAATTGAATGACAGTATTTATAAACCGTGGGAGAATTTTAGTGTCAGTAAATTAACCCCTGCTAAAACCTAATactttttaaattaattatttgtaACGGAATTATTAAACTATCaataaattttttcaaattattaGTATAGTAAAAAATTATCACCGCTAAAATTCACTATATATAAACGGTTTTTGTTGAAACCCCACAGAATATGTAAACAAACAAAAGGGACATTTTATGGTGGTTAAAAAAAATGCCACCATTTAGAAGCGGATCTAATATACCACTGTTGAATTGGAACTGTTGATTTTTAGCGGCGGTAAAATTTTATCGTTGCTAAGACCTAACATTTAATGGTGATGGAAAATTATCGGTCTAAAAGTGTCATTAAAGTGCAGGTCTTACCCATTTTTCATGAACATACTGTTCATTAACATAGTGGACCTAATAGCTCTATATCATATATATCAAAGTATCATAGGCAGACAAGATATGAACTTATCCAAGATCCATAATTAGTTGATGTGAAACTATTCCCAAAACTtcttaccagaaaaaaaaaagaaactattcCCAAAACTTActtcaaaaaatcaaaattggaataaaaaggAGCTCATAAATTTGTTGCATCCAATGAACTTTGGTCCTAAATACTGCTACATGGCAAACATTATTGGTTTGGATACTATCAGTTACCAGGACTATGATCCATCTATTCCTAATTGTCAATTGATGCCcttcattccccccccccccccgccccccaccacacacacacatttctATGGCATTCAATAACATCAATGTAATGATCTGTTGCAATAGCTAGGAATGGGAAGTGCTCTAGAGACACTTTGCGGTCAAGCTGTTGGTGCCGGACAAATTAACATGCTTGGCGTTTATCTTCAAAGATCATGGATCATAACTGGAGTCTCAGCATTAGTTCTGACCCCTCTTTATGTTTATGCATCACCCATATTAAAGCTACTTCATCAGAGTAACAACATATCAGAGCTTGCAGGCAAATACTCGATATGGGTGATCCCTCAATTATTCGCTCTTGCCTTCAACTTCCCTATACAGAAGTTCTTCCAATCTCAGGGTCGAGTGTGGGCCATGACCATTATTTCCATGGTTGCTTTGGCAGTTCATGTCTTACTGAACTGGGTTCTCGTGACAAAACTTGGCCGTGGAATGGCAGGGGCTGCCATAGCTGGAAACATTTCATGGTGGTTGATTGTTTTGGCTCAGATAGTATATGTGGTTTCTGGGTACTTTCCAGATGCATGGACTGGCTTTTCCTTCTCTGCATTCCAACGCTTGGCTTCCTTTGTGAAACTGTCGCTAGCTTCAGCTATAATGCTATGGTTAGTACTAATTAAGATTCCACCATATTGAATTTTGCTGTTGCTCATAGAATGCTTTAATGGCAGCTTGGAGCTCTGGTATTACACAGCAATTATCCTTCTGGTTGGCAGCTTAAAAAATCCAGAAATTGCAGTAGATGCTGTTTCTATCTGGTTTGTTTGTTATCCTTCATTTTCAATAAAATGATTTCCTTTACATTGTATTCTTAAACCCAGTTCCAATTAAGTTGCTTCTTAGTAAGGTTTTACATTCTGTGTCATATTTATGATTCCTTTATTTGGTACATCTGGCAGCATGAACTTGCAACAATGGACATTGATGATTGCTCTGGGATTCAATGCTGCTGTCAGGTTAGTATGTTTTCCTTTCTGAT harbors:
- the LOC122658613 gene encoding cytochrome c biogenesis protein CCS1, chloroplastic → METLSLNYTKIPKQVIPGVLTINSHLLRSTFKCWRFSFNTHLHTPCSSRRNLSLRIGCKLKISRDGKNKPIPKKIILSEGAPTLSEDVSGNGKIPAKSRNSGTIPMMGFFRSVPRRLLTVLSNLPLAIGEMFIIAALMALGTVIDQGEAPDYYVQKYPEENPVFGIFTWRWVLSLGFDHMFSSPVFLGMLILLAASLMACTYTTQIPLVKVARRWSFMHSAEAILKQEFADTLPRASVHDLGVILMGAGYEVFLKGPSLYAFKGLAGRFAPIGVHLAMLLIMSGGTLSAAGSFRGSVTVPQGLNFILGDVMNPTGFLSTPAQTFNTEVHVNRFYMDYYESGEVSQFYTDLSLFDLDGKEVLRKTISVNDPLRYGGITMYQTDWGFSALQVLKDGEGPFNLAVAPLKLNGDKKLFGTFLPVGGADSPNVQGISMIARDLQSIFLYDQEGKFVGVRRPGSKLPIDINGIKIEIVDAIGSSGLNLKTDPGVPIVYAGFGALMLTTCISFLSHSQIWALQDGTMVVIGGKTNRAKVEFPEEMNRLLDMVPEIVESSLPKQSESITP
- the LOC122658614 gene encoding protein DETOXIFICATION 33-like; the encoded protein is METEGIGFEKKVLEIMRIRKRSKVAEKSWDESKKMWHIAGPAILTAVTQFSIGFVTVAFVGHLGQVELAAVSVVQNVIEGFVYGVMLGMGSALETLCGQAVGAGQINMLGVYLQRSWIITGVSALVLTPLYVYASPILKLLHQSNNISELAGKYSIWVIPQLFALAFNFPIQKFFQSQGRVWAMTIISMVALAVHVLLNWVLVTKLGRGMAGAAIAGNISWWLIVLAQIVYVVSGYFPDAWTGFSFSAFQRLASFVKLSLASAIMLCLELWYYTAIILLVGSLKNPEIAVDAVSICMNLQQWTLMIALGFNAAVSVRISNELGAQHPRAAKFSVVVAVTTSASFGILFTATILATRRNFPQLFTENPEVIRETSMLAYPLAATILLNSIQPVLHGVAVGAGWQSLMAFINIGCYYIFGLPVGALLGYKFNLGVQGIWLGMLAGCLLQTVILLFIMFRTNWDKEALQVKEHVRAWGGPSEPRES